Proteins encoded together in one Lathyrus oleraceus cultivar Zhongwan6 chromosome 5, CAAS_Psat_ZW6_1.0, whole genome shotgun sequence window:
- the LOC127082815 gene encoding two-component response regulator ORR9 — MHPLILFKSYYQIITFHLSLSLSLPIYIHTSIKSILNYKIDMEVLDSRKLQLQQPHNLKEEQHFHVLAVDDSVIDRKLLERLLRDSSCKVTCVDSGDKALKYLGLNIDDVDTNDSSSTEAILESSSPPPPLPLQLQEGIGKVNLIMTDYCMPGMSGYDLLKRVKGSSWKDVPVVIMSSENVPSRITMCLEEGAEEFLLKPLQISDLQKLQPYFPKSLDNSSDEQESTNSTSIDSSDNEDVINNNNSNGISKRKAMSPEPPERSKPKMKGLTVVV; from the exons ATGCACCCACTTATACTATTCAAAAGCTACTACCAGATTATTACATTCCAcctctctctttctctctctctcccaATATATATACATACTTCAATTAAGAGTATTCTTAATTATAAGATTGATATGGAGGTTCTGGATAGCAGAAAACTACAGTTACAACAACCACACAACTTGAAGGAAGAGcaacattttcatgtcttggcGGTAGATGATAGTGTGATTGATAGGAAGCTTCTAGAGAGACTCCTCAGAGATTCTTCATGCAAAG TTACATGTGTGGATTCTGGAGACAAGGCTTTGAAATATCTTGGACTCAATATTGATGATGTTGATACAAATGATTCTTCTTCCACTGAGGCGATATTGGAATCATCTTCTCCTCCTCCTCCTCTACCATTGCAGCTTCAAGAG GGAATTGGCAAAGTGAATTTGATCATGACAGATTATTGCATGCCTGGGATGAGTGGCTATGATTTACTTAAAAGAGTCAAG GGATCTTCTTGGAAAGATGTTCCAGTTGTGATCATGTCTTCAGAAAATGTACCTTCCAGAATTACCAT GTGCTTGGAAGAAGGTGCAGAAGAGTTTCTGTTGAAGCCTCTTCAGATATCAGATTTGCAGAAGCTTCAGCCTTATTTTCCTAAATCTCTTGATAATTCTTCGGATGAACAAGAATCTACTAACAGTACTTCTATAGATTCTTCTGACAATGAAGATGTGATCAACAATAATAACAGTAATGGGATTAGCAAAAGGAAGGCCATGTCTCCTGAGCCTCCGGAGAGATCAAAGCCAAAAATGAAAGGGTTAACGGTGGTGGTGTAA